TCATGTCTTAATCAAATTTCTGTATCAGACTTGGTTTTAAGAATGCATGGTTTAAACATTATTCACCAACAATGAATTTTATCTGGAGTACAAATCTGACAGAAGCACTCAAGTACTTAACTAAAATATGACAATTTTTTGTCCATCTCAATGGCTGAGCACAACTTTGGTATCTGTATTCTGTAGGTGTCCTATCACTGCTTATTATATCTTCTTATGAGATTGTTTTCAGGACCGCTTACTGCTTTCACTTCACTCGCTATGGAAAATCAATAGGCAATCCTTTCGATCAATCTTCACAAGAACTGCTAATACTACGCCACCACCAAAACGACTCCAAAAAGATGGCTTGAATAAAAGATAGATGCGAGCGAGCCACCCGAGAAGCAAGCTATTACAGCAAGCGGCTGCCCAGCTCCAACTGAACGTGATGTAATCAAACTTATAGTTGACTACCAGTTCTAGGTGGCAATATCAATCAAACAAGATATAATGTCATTTATCATAGAGACCTTTGACTAGCCTACATACCAAAGACTCCTCTGCTTCCATCTCATTATCAAACAGCCATTCAAATTTTTTTTCTTCCAAAAGGTGGATCATAAGCCTCCACCCAATTTGCTCCAACATACGGGAATTCACAAGTCTTTGACAGCTAAGGTTGCAAAGCACGTAATGCCATCTAACATAGAGTTTAGGATCAAATTTCCTAATCCACCTTATCTCAACTCTTCCACCTTTCCTAAAGCAGGCTTCTCTCCAATTCCAAAAGTTTAGTGCAGAAAGCAATAACAGGCTGCCATAGGTCCCAAACAACATAAAGATCTCGACTTAACATTCCTGTCTTCGGGGCGAGTGTCAGCCTCGACCGGAGTTCTTGAGCCGTGTAATAGGCAACCATTGCTGGGAGCAGCAAGCGTACCCTATGTTGAGTAAGGGGTGAAAAGGGATATGCTTTATGTAACTTCTTAGCGCTTAGCTAAATGTAATTAATTTGCCATAGAATTAAACACATATGAGGTTGGAAAATATATCATCACGAGTTAAGCCTACAGAATTTCATGTAATTAAAAGTATAGTGACGACCTCAAAGCCTCTGCTTATATTATTTATCAATATGTAGACAACGGTTTGCACTCCTAACGCACATTCTTGTTGCAATTAGGTGTGTGTGCGTTTTCTTTATCTAATAAAAACACGGACGGGTTGAACGCAAAAAGAGTAACCAACCTCTTTTGCCTCTTTCATCAATGCAAGAAATGTCTCTTCCTCAAACTCGATATCATTGGAAAGCCTAAGCCTTGATACCCCCTCCAAAATTTCCTCAGATTTGAGCAGACCAGCTCCAACAGCTGCTAACCAACAGCATGCAAGCACATAAATAGGATCCCCTGCCTACAAAAATAATGCAAATGTTCAAGTGACTACAAGATCAATAGATTCATAACATTTCACCCTAGCATTTGCAGAAACTCACCCTTAGTGGTTTTAGGGTTCAAGCCTCGTAGTAGGCATAGGTGTGTGGGTATTTTTTGGATGTGATATAGGATCCGATTTCATAGAGCCTGATATATTTAATTTTTGTTACAAAAGTAACCCAAAAAAACTACAAGAAAACAATCACAAAGACAATCATGACATAGCATTTCAATACAAGATCTAACTAGcattttcataaaatatcatatgtcaGTGATACTAATTACTAATATAGCATCTGGAGACACCAAAATACCAAGTCATCTGTACTTATTTACCCTATACTAACCATGATCCGAGGTAATATCTGCGTACATCTTAAACGCTAAATTAACTCTAAAACCTAAACAAACAAGGTATCTTCAATTAGGTTTACACACAAAATCATGTAACAGTCGCAATATTACCTAGCAAATACTAATCCACAAAAATTCAACAAGAACAAGTAAACCAACAAACAAAAGGATAAAAATTACCCGGCCTCTTCTTTCTTGAAAATCAATAAAAGCTCTAGAATCATTAACAGAAGAATTATTGCCTACTCTCCTCCTAAACTCTGCGAAATCGACAACATCGCCACCAACACCACCAACATCACTAAAAATTCTAGCAACAAGGCCAACTAAAGGAAGTGCTCCAATAACCTTATTAGCAAAACCAGACACAGAGTTTGAGTCTTCCATGTAACCCTTAACTACCAAGATTCCATTACTTGAGCTACAATTCTTAGGCCTTATGGGGTTTCTATTGTTACAGAGTTGTTGCAAGTAAAGCAAAGATGGTGAAGTAGGCTTGCAGATAAAAGTGTACAAGTTTGAGTTTGAGCTTGCAGAGGATGAATGAAGAGTGTTATTATTACAAGGAGATAAAGTACAAGTGGTGTTGATAGATGTCACCACCACCATTGTTGTGGTGTTTTTTGAGTTAACAATGGCCTCTCTCTCTATATATCGGAAATCTTGAACTGGAATGAGATAATATGATAAAGATTATCTTGTAGTCTTTTGACATTTTACGTACAGGACTTGAATTTACTGCTTAAATTTCAGACAATGCTTTTTAACCTATTCCTCGCTTATTTTGTCACTTTTAAGTTTTACCAATTTTTGatcaaattaattaaattactcATTTGATGATAATtacaattttttaaatatttattgtaacaaaataaatttatgatattataatatttaacttttaaatataaaatcgaaaagtaaaatattttaattaacaTATTTTCGATTATCAAATTTATTTAGTTTAAATTGTATACCTTTTAGGTTTCCGACGGATCGGGATTGCGATGCACAAATTgttattaatattatataatttttgaatttaatttgaaataaaaattttaaattctgaaatttatttattataaatttttaataatatattttgatAATAATTCTAAATATACAAGTGTATAAGTtaatgatattttagtttaaaaattgTCACTgattcaaaaatataattttactgatgtttatatgtatttttatgaaagataattttgttttaatttatagGTAAATTTTAGCTCATATACGAATTATCTTTAATTTGGTATAGTTTAA
This sequence is a window from Apium graveolens cultivar Ventura chromosome 9, ASM990537v1, whole genome shotgun sequence. Protein-coding genes within it:
- the LOC141684656 gene encoding photosystem I assembly factor PSA3, chloroplastic is translated as MVVVTSINTTCTLSPCNNNTLHSSSASSNSNLYTFICKPTSPSLLYLQQLCNNRNPIRPKNCSSSNGILVVKGYMEDSNSVSGFANKVIGALPLVGLVARIFSDVGGVGGDVVDFAEFRRRVGNNSSVNDSRAFIDFQERRGRAGDPIYVLACCWLAAVGAGLLKSEEILEGVSRLRLSNDIEFEEETFLALMKEAKERRSKSKTPAPTIPIEARAEKAMEAIYVCCFGRDPIEEVDERLLCIMLAVVFPSVGKSEINRIVSDKANRVAEGVEDKYPEPKPLSKEAVQLQMKDLQFLRQNSET